The Actinomycetota bacterium region CCGTCCCGAGTGGCTCGGAGAGCGAGCGAGGTTCCAGGGCGCAGCGAAGTGCCTCGAGGAGGCGCCGCTCGGACACCCCGAGCTCTGCGGCTAACTCGGCGCGGGTGGCGGGGCGACCCAGACGCCGTTGGAGATCGTTTCGGGCGTGAGGAACCCGCATGGCGAGATCGCCTACGTGCATCGGCAGCCGGATCGTGCGGCCCGTGTTGGCGATGCCGCGCGTAATGGTCTGACGGATCCACCAGGTCGCATAGGTGGAGAACTTGAAACCCCTGCGCCAGTCGAACTTCTCCACCGCATGGATGAGACCCAGGTTGCCTTCCTGAACCAAGTCGAGCAGGGGGAGTCCGGAGAGCTGGTAACGCTTGGCGATGGCGACCACGAGACGGAGGTTCGCCTGCACGAAGGCGGTGGTCGCGTCGTCGCCGCGACGTACCTCCCGCTCCAGGTCTCGGCGCTCAACACTGGTGAGGTTGCGGTCGGGGCGCTGAAGCCGGCCCTCTCGCCGCCACGCCTGTCTCGATCGTGCGGGCGAGGTCCGCCTCTTGGTCCTTGCTCAACAGCGGGTGCCTGCCCAGGTCGCGCAGGTAGAGGTGCACGAGGTCCTCGTCCCGCCCCTGCGACCCCCAGGCGCCCCGCGAGCCCACGGCTATGGCGCCAGCAATCGTGTGCGGAGGTGCTCCACCGTGGCCAGACGGCGCGCCAGCTTCCCGTGGTCGCGGCCGACAGCCCGCACCTTGTCCGCCAGAGCGTCGCGACCGGCCAGCTCCGAGGATCGCAGCTGCGTCCGTTGTGACTCCGGCGCACGGCGCCGAGCGAAGTTGATGGCTTCCATGGCGTGAGCCCTGCGCCCGTACCCAAGATCGTTGGCAACCCGCGCCAACGAGCCGGCGGCGCTGCGAAGGTCGAGAGCGTGTTGATCACGCTCGGGCGGGTCGGTCATGTCCAGCTCCCTTTGACCGCGACAGGGGCGCCACCTGCTGAGCTTTGCGAGCACGGCTGGCATGACGGGGCGGGATCCGCCCCAACCCGGCGAGTGTGCGCGTCAGACGGCGCGCACACCGCTCGCTTGCTGGCCCTTCGGGCCTTGTTTTACGTTGACCTCGACTCGTTGTCCCTCGGCCAGCTCGCGATAGCCCTGCATCTGGATTTCGGACTGGTGAACGAAGAGATCCTCGCCGCCGCCGTCGGGCGTGATGAAACCGAAGCCCTTGGTCGCGTTGAACCACTTGACCGTGCCCACTGCCATCTTTCTCGTAGCTCCTCTGCCTCCACGCCATCGAGTGTGCGGGCGTCCGAAGAGGGGACCGGCGCGGCGGGCGACCTGCGTGGTATGGCCGAGCGCGCGAACACACTCTAACCCGCCCAAACCTGCCAACCCTCGACGAACGCGCGTGCAGCCGAATGAGCGCGACAACGGCGCCGTCTGCCTCGGCGTTGACCGAACGGATCCTCGAGCACGTGTCAGGTGCTCGGTCGCGAGGGCTCGGGAGAGGTTGCGACGAGCGGTACGGTCGAGCGTGCCAGGATCGCGTCGATCTGCTGATCGGTCTCCTTGTCGCTGATGCGCATGGCGATGCTCAGCTCCGCCACGAGAGTGCGTCGAGCGGTGCCGAGCATCCGCTTCTCCCCTGCGGACAGCGGTCGTTGCTGGCCCCGACAAGTGAGGTTCCGCACCACTTCAGCCACCTGGTAGATGTCGCCCGACTTGAGTTTGGCCATGTGGTTCTTGAAGCGCCGCGACCAGTTCAGGGGAACGTGGGCGTCTCGCTTGGCCAAGGTGGCCAACACGTCCGTGGCCTCCTCCGCGCCGATGATCTCCCGCACGCCCACCTGGTCAATGCCGTCGACGGGGACCAGGAGGGTCAGGTCGTCATGGGTGACGTGCAGGACGAGATAGTGCCGGTTCTCACCGAAGGCGCGGCGCTGCTCACGTCCTTCGATGACAGCCACGCCGTGGTGGGGATACACGACAGCGTCTCCAACCTTGAAGGACATCCTCCGCTACCCCCCGTAGACACCCCAGGATAGGCCGCTACCCGATGCGCCGACTCCACGCGTGCTGGGCCGGTGCTGCCCTGACCCGTCCCTGCCGTACCCGACCCCCGCTGCATAGCCGGTCGCGAACTCCGACAGGCATGACCGCGCAGCCACGCCGAGGTCACCTTCTACCCTATGGGTGCCGGAACCGCATTCGGGCGCGGGAGAGTGTCGACGACGACCGTCAGAGAGCTGCTCGAGCTCCCACGACCTCGGCGCTGATGCTGCCGCTGGGCCCTACGTCGATTGTCATGGGCCTGCGGCCGGCATGGATGCGCGATGCCGCCTGCCGAGAGCGACGATACGCGCAGCCACCGCGGTGCTAACGGCAGCGAGGACCAGCTCACCAGCAGCGATGGTGACGCGCTGAGAGCCGGCGAAAGCAACCACCCCAGGCGCCGCCCGCCCGCTGGGAAGAGCGGGCGGGGGCTATTCGCGACCGCGCGGCGGTCAAACCCCGACCCGCACCTGGCGAGAACGGGGTTGGGTGTCCTCGCCAGTGCGGGCGACGGGTTGGAAAACGCGGTCGCCGTGTCGTCGAGGGTGGCGGGACCCTCGACAACTTGAGTCTGCGGCGCGACGGGCGCGATGACAAGGGCGGGGTCTGCGCGAGCTCGTGGAGGCGGTCGAGCTTCCATAGACGCCCCGGGAGTACCGTTACACCGTCGCCCCGGGGGCGTGCCCCGAGCTCTGCACAGGACATGCACGAGCTGTCCGTCACCGGGGGCGGCCCTCGAGCGTCTCCGCCCAGTCTGCGCGTCGTCGACGAGACCCCCTCGACCTGGGAAGGGCTGCACCTATGCGCTAGATGCCGTGGTCGGACCTCGGGAGGAGCTGGATCGGATTGATCAATGCTTCGTCGCCCGACTGGTCCGCGGGGTCGCGACGCCAACGCACCAAGCCGCAGACCGGGCAGCGCAGCCGGTTGATCGGCCCGGGTTCAAGGGCAACCACACTCACCAGGGTGCCGCAATGCTCGAAGGTCGTCGTTTCGAGAAGATCCACCGCCTCAAGGGTAGTGGCTTCGCGGCGGGCGAATTTCGCGATGCACGCAAGGGCTCGTGCTGCGCCTGAGGAGAAGTCGCTGAGGCGTTCTCCGAGGCTGAGCAGTAGCCTTTCACCCGTCGCCCCCGGGGGGCTGGACCCTTAGCTCCGCATCACCGTGCACGAGCTGTCCGTCACCGGGGGCGACGTTGCGCCGGGCGACCCGAGCGCGTAACGGGTGCATTCGGTGCTCTTCTTCGCAAGAGCCAGCGGCGGTAGCCCTCGCCTAGCGTGAGGGTTGTGGACGACCGACAGAAGC contains the following coding sequences:
- a CDS encoding CarD family transcriptional regulator: MSFKVGDAVVYPHHGVAVIEGREQRRAFGENRHYLVLHVTHDDLTLLVPVDGIDQVGVREIIGAEEATDVLATLAKRDAHVPLNWSRRFKNHMAKLKSGDIYQVAEVVRNLTCRGQQRPLSAGEKRMLGTARRTLVAELSIAMRISDKETDQQIDAILARSTVPLVATSPEPSRPST
- a CDS encoding cold-shock protein, with amino-acid sequence MAVGTVKWFNATKGFGFITPDGGGEDLFVHQSEIQMQGYRELAEGQRVEVNVKQGPKGQQASGVRAV